The bacterium genome includes a window with the following:
- the ftsW gene encoding putative lipid II flippase FtsW, which yields MKKHFDYTLLLATLLLVALGLTMVYSASGVLARERFHDSTYFLKKELMAVVIGSLGLAVAKIVPLEFYRKISYPVFGVALILLVCVLVPGLGTKAGGAQRWFKLGPFSFQPSEFAKIALIIFMAYVLTKKQEKIQIFLVGFVPPMILSGMLVVLVLAGDDLGNAVVMAATVLVLMFIGGARISYLLSEILLALPAFYYLIFGVEYRKQRIMAFLNPWEHKQGAGFQIIQSYLAFHSGNLFGQGLGEGKQKLFYLPEAHTDFIFSVIGEELGLLGTLTVIGLFAVWLFRAFVIAWKAPDSYSSFLALGIAVLFSFQVVFNIAVVMGLLPTKGLALPFLSYGGTAMIVSLTCVGVLLNVSSRIEV from the coding sequence TTGAAAAAGCATTTCGACTATACGTTGCTGCTGGCGACCCTTCTCTTGGTGGCCCTCGGGCTGACCATGGTCTATTCGGCCTCCGGCGTGCTCGCGAGGGAGCGCTTTCACGACAGCACGTACTTTCTCAAGAAGGAGCTCATGGCGGTCGTGATCGGCTCCCTGGGGCTCGCCGTGGCCAAGATCGTGCCGCTCGAGTTCTACCGCAAGATTTCGTACCCCGTCTTCGGCGTCGCCCTGATCCTCCTTGTTTGCGTGCTCGTTCCGGGCCTCGGTACCAAGGCGGGCGGGGCCCAGCGATGGTTCAAGCTGGGGCCTTTCTCGTTCCAACCCTCCGAATTCGCCAAGATCGCCCTGATCATTTTCATGGCCTACGTCCTCACCAAGAAACAGGAGAAGATCCAGATCTTCCTCGTGGGATTCGTGCCGCCGATGATCCTGTCGGGGATGCTCGTCGTGCTCGTGCTGGCGGGGGACGACCTCGGCAACGCCGTCGTCATGGCGGCGACGGTGCTGGTGCTCATGTTCATCGGCGGGGCGCGGATCTCGTATCTTCTCTCCGAAATCCTGCTCGCGCTGCCGGCGTTCTACTACCTCATCTTCGGCGTCGAGTACCGGAAGCAGAGGATCATGGCCTTCCTGAACCCCTGGGAGCACAAGCAGGGGGCGGGGTTTCAGATCATCCAGTCCTACCTCGCGTTCCATTCGGGCAACCTCTTCGGCCAGGGACTCGGCGAGGGCAAGCAGAAGCTTTTCTACCTTCCCGAGGCGCATACGGATTTTATCTTTTCCGTCATCGGCGAGGAGCTGGGGCTCCTGGGGACGCTCACCGTCATCGGTCTTTTCGCCGTCTGGCTCTTCCGGGCCTTCGTCATCGCCTGGAAGGCGCCGGATTCCTATTCGTCGTTCCTGGCGCTCGGGATCGCCGTCCTCTTCAGCTTTCAGGTGGTCTTCAACATCGCCGTGGTGATGGGGCTCCTCCCGACCAAGGGATTGGCGCTGCCGTTCTTAAGCTATGGGGGCACCGCGATGATCGTGTCGCTGACGTGCGTGGGGGTTTTGCTCAATGTGTCGTCGAGGATCGAGGTGTGA
- a CDS encoding D-alanine--D-alanine ligase — protein sequence MSAKSKKIGVLLGGLSKERDVSLRSGRAVAAALRAKGYDVAEIDAGRDLPEKLKAAGVQVAFIALHGRYGEDGTVQGLLEIMGIPYTGSGPLASAIGMDKELTKKVLVSEMGDEIMTPVWKIATRSDAGAVAARFLPLPVVVKPNREGSTIGISIVRDEKEFAPAVAQALALDETVLVEEFITGTEVTVSMVNGRALPVVEIVPKSGFYDYASKYTKGATDYIVPARIPDSLRDRLQKTSERIWKVLKLAGFARMDFILEGEHEVHPYFLEVNTVPGMTETSLVPKAAAAAGISFEDLCEEILKGAGLKI from the coding sequence TTGTCGGCGAAGAGTAAAAAGATCGGGGTCCTGCTCGGCGGGCTCTCCAAGGAGCGCGATGTGTCCCTGCGCAGCGGCAGGGCGGTGGCGGCCGCCTTGCGCGCGAAAGGGTACGACGTCGCGGAGATCGACGCCGGGCGCGACCTCCCGGAGAAGCTGAAGGCCGCCGGCGTCCAGGTCGCGTTTATCGCCCTCCACGGGCGCTACGGCGAGGACGGAACCGTCCAAGGCCTCCTGGAGATCATGGGGATCCCCTACACGGGTTCGGGCCCCCTCGCGTCGGCCATCGGCATGGACAAGGAGCTGACCAAGAAGGTGCTGGTCTCGGAGATGGGGGACGAGATCATGACGCCGGTTTGGAAGATTGCGACACGCTCGGATGCCGGGGCCGTCGCCGCGCGGTTTCTGCCGTTGCCCGTCGTCGTCAAGCCCAACCGCGAGGGATCGACCATCGGGATCTCCATCGTACGCGATGAAAAGGAATTTGCTCCGGCCGTCGCCCAGGCCTTGGCGTTGGATGAGACGGTCTTGGTCGAGGAGTTCATTACGGGGACGGAAGTGACGGTTTCGATGGTGAACGGCCGGGCCCTGCCCGTCGTGGAGATCGTCCCCAAGAGCGGATTCTACGACTACGCCTCCAAGTACACGAAGGGCGCGACCGATTACATCGTGCCGGCCCGCATCCCGGATTCCCTGCGCGACCGGCTCCAGAAGACATCGGAGCGGATTTGGAAGGTCCTCAAGCTCGCCGGATTCGCGAGGATGGATTTCATCTTGGAGGGCGAACACGAGGTTCACCCTTACTTCCTGGAGGTGAACACCGTGCCCGGGATGACGGAGACGAGTTTGGTTCCCAAGGCCGCGGCGGCCGCGGGCATTTCCTTTGAGGACTTGTGCGAGGAGATCCTGAAAGGGGCGGGGCTCAAGATATGA
- the ftsA gene encoding cell division protein FtsA gives MGKKDNLIVGLDIGTTKICAIVGQVVEDGVDIIGVGTSPSKGLRKGVVINIESTVESIRRAVDEAEAIAGGPITSVYTGIAGGHIRGINSHGICALKDKEVRAADVEKAVDAAQAVAIPLDREVIHVIPQEFVVDEQDGIKDPIGMSGVRLEAKVHIVTAAVTSAQNIVKCCNRAGLNVNDIILEQLAAAEATLTQEEKDLGVAIIDIGGGTTDLAVFSGGSLVHTSVLSIGGNHISNDIAIGLRTPLVDAEKIKQRFGCGLSSMVGREETIEVPSVGGRSDRIISRQILSEIIEPRVEEIFTLIKQEIVKSGYEDMIASGVVLTGGSTLLEGMPELAEQVFNLPVRRGAPKGIGGLVDVVKNPLHATGVGLVLYGSRNQGSRIFRNREDNVYHKVKERMREWIEEIF, from the coding sequence ATGGGCAAAAAAGACAATCTCATCGTAGGGCTGGATATCGGTACGACGAAAATCTGCGCGATCGTCGGCCAGGTGGTGGAGGACGGCGTGGACATCATCGGCGTCGGAACCTCCCCGTCCAAAGGTTTGCGCAAGGGCGTGGTGATCAACATCGAGAGCACGGTCGAATCCATCCGCCGTGCCGTGGACGAGGCGGAGGCGATCGCCGGCGGACCGATCACGTCGGTCTACACGGGCATCGCGGGCGGGCACATCCGCGGCATCAACAGCCACGGCATCTGCGCCCTCAAGGACAAGGAGGTCCGGGCCGCCGACGTCGAAAAGGCCGTCGACGCGGCTCAGGCGGTGGCGATCCCGCTGGACCGGGAGGTCATCCACGTGATTCCCCAGGAATTCGTGGTGGACGAGCAGGACGGCATCAAGGACCCCATCGGCATGTCGGGCGTCAGGCTCGAGGCCAAGGTTCACATCGTCACCGCGGCCGTCACCTCGGCCCAGAACATCGTCAAGTGCTGCAACCGGGCGGGCTTGAACGTGAACGACATTATCTTGGAGCAGCTCGCGGCGGCCGAGGCGACGCTCACGCAGGAGGAGAAGGACTTGGGTGTCGCCATCATCGACATCGGAGGCGGGACGACCGACCTCGCGGTCTTCTCGGGCGGGAGCCTGGTGCACACCTCGGTCCTCTCGATCGGCGGCAACCACATCTCGAACGACATCGCGATCGGCCTTCGGACGCCCCTGGTGGATGCCGAGAAGATCAAGCAGCGCTTCGGATGCGGCCTGTCCTCGATGGTGGGCCGGGAGGAGACGATCGAGGTGCCCTCGGTCGGCGGCCGTTCGGACCGGATCATCTCGCGCCAGATCCTCTCCGAGATCATCGAGCCGCGCGTGGAGGAGATTTTCACGCTCATCAAGCAGGAGATCGTCAAATCGGGCTACGAGGACATGATCGCTTCCGGCGTCGTGCTCACCGGGGGAAGTACCCTCCTCGAAGGCATGCCGGAGCTGGCCGAGCAAGTCTTCAACCTGCCGGTGCGGCGGGGCGCCCCCAAGGGGATCGGCGGATTGGTGGACGTCGTGAAAAACCCCCTCCACGCAACGGGCGTCGGGCTCGTCCTCTACGGGAGCCGGAACCAGGGCAGCCGGATCTTCCGCAACCGCGAGGACAACGTCTACCACAAGGTGAAGGAACGCATGCGCGAGTGGATCGAAGAGATTTTCTAA
- the murD gene encoding UDP-N-acetylmuramoyl-L-alanine--D-glutamate ligase, translating into MNFRGKHILIVGFGVSGQAAARFLARRGAKVAVTDQRAKADLGPFPSDLRGLEGFWGGHPEEAFQGRDLVVLSPGVPLDLPELKRARRRGVPVLGEFGLAAALLKSPMIAVTGTNGKSTTVSLIESMLRRSKKKVALGGNIGTPLMEIVEEKKAFDWVVAEVSSYQLDTCSKVFRPKIAAILNVTEDHLDRYPSFAAYAKSKFRIFRNQGPRDVLVYNGADPVVARGVRGARAQKIDFTREAHSLAGMKLVGIHNAENMKAAIAVARAAGATPAATQRTVETFEGLPHRTQFVRERNGVRYYDDSKGTNVDAAVKSLEGFEDGRVILIAGGRDKGGSYAPLRDAARRKAKFVLTIGEAGPAIAKALKGAIEVVPADTMDRAVQWAGGRAQPGDVVLLSPACSSFDQFRDYKDRGDAFQRLVRQL; encoded by the coding sequence GTGAACTTTAGGGGCAAACACATCCTGATCGTTGGTTTCGGGGTCTCCGGGCAGGCCGCGGCCCGTTTCCTCGCGCGCCGCGGAGCCAAGGTCGCGGTGACGGACCAGAGGGCGAAGGCGGATCTCGGGCCCTTCCCCTCGGACCTCCGCGGACTCGAGGGCTTTTGGGGCGGGCATCCGGAGGAGGCCTTCCAAGGGCGAGACCTCGTCGTCCTCTCTCCGGGCGTGCCCTTGGATTTGCCGGAGCTCAAGAGGGCCCGGCGGCGCGGGGTTCCCGTCTTGGGGGAGTTCGGGCTCGCGGCGGCGCTCTTGAAATCGCCGATGATCGCGGTCACGGGGACCAACGGCAAGTCGACGACCGTGTCCCTGATCGAATCCATGCTGAGACGCTCGAAAAAGAAGGTGGCCCTTGGGGGCAACATCGGAACGCCGCTCATGGAAATCGTGGAAGAGAAAAAGGCCTTCGATTGGGTGGTCGCCGAGGTCTCCAGCTATCAGCTGGATACCTGCTCCAAAGTGTTTCGGCCCAAGATCGCCGCGATCCTGAACGTGACGGAGGATCATCTGGACCGCTATCCGTCCTTCGCGGCGTACGCGAAGTCCAAGTTCCGCATCTTCAGGAACCAAGGACCCCGTGACGTCCTCGTCTACAACGGCGCGGACCCCGTCGTGGCGCGCGGCGTGCGCGGCGCAAGGGCGCAAAAAATCGATTTCACCCGCGAAGCGCATTCGCTCGCCGGGATGAAGCTGGTCGGCATTCACAACGCGGAGAACATGAAGGCGGCGATCGCCGTGGCGCGTGCCGCGGGGGCCACGCCGGCGGCGACCCAAAGGACGGTCGAGACTTTCGAGGGGCTCCCCCACCGCACCCAGTTCGTGCGGGAGCGGAACGGGGTCCGTTATTACGACGATTCGAAGGGAACGAACGTCGACGCGGCGGTCAAATCGCTCGAGGGGTTCGAGGACGGCCGCGTGATCCTGATCGCGGGCGGACGGGACAAGGGCGGGAGCTACGCGCCGCTCCGGGACGCCGCCCGGCGGAAGGCCAAGTTCGTTCTGACCATCGGCGAGGCGGGGCCGGCCATCGCTAAGGCTCTCAAAGGGGCCATCGAGGTCGTGCCCGCCGACACCATGGACCGGGCGGTCCAATGGGCGGGTGGACGCGCGCAGCCGGGGGACGTCGTCCTGCTCTCCCCCGCATGTTCGAGTTTCGACCAGTTCCGGGACTACAAGGACCGCGGAGACGCGTTTCAACGACTTGTGAGGCAGCTTTGA
- the murB gene encoding UDP-N-acetylmuramate dehydrogenase, giving the protein MKEALRQQVLQVCEGTRFDEPMSRHTSIRIGGPADALVYPKTIDELAAVVRLAAQAKLPVFALGAGSNLLVRDQGIRGVVVSLSEGFTKVEVEGEQDGRVVVYAEAGVGLPRLVDFTAEEGLSGLEAVSGIPGNVGGGLVMNAGTHEGDLSQTVISVTFLDKEGRLTTWPKDKIRYGYRESHFPRGAIVLSARFGLARMASELVRGRIQKHRAYRLETQPLNVPNIGSVFKNHEEGKKKMFAAKMIEEAGLKDVRVGGARISAKHANWIVNEGGATAKDVLALIGLMKDKVKEKFGITMETEVRVVGEE; this is encoded by the coding sequence ATGAAGGAAGCCCTAAGACAGCAAGTTCTGCAGGTCTGCGAAGGGACGCGTTTCGACGAGCCGATGTCCCGGCACACCTCAATCCGCATCGGCGGCCCGGCGGACGCGTTGGTCTATCCCAAGACCATCGACGAACTGGCCGCCGTCGTACGGCTCGCCGCCCAGGCGAAACTTCCGGTCTTCGCCTTGGGGGCGGGGAGCAACCTCCTGGTCCGCGATCAAGGGATCCGCGGCGTCGTCGTGAGCCTCTCCGAGGGCTTCACCAAGGTCGAGGTCGAAGGGGAACAGGACGGGAGGGTGGTCGTCTATGCGGAGGCCGGTGTCGGTCTGCCTCGGCTCGTCGATTTCACCGCGGAGGAAGGCCTCTCGGGTCTGGAGGCCGTCTCCGGGATTCCGGGCAACGTCGGCGGCGGTCTCGTGATGAACGCCGGGACCCACGAGGGGGACCTGTCCCAGACCGTCATTTCGGTGACGTTCCTGGACAAGGAAGGCCGTTTGACCACCTGGCCCAAGGACAAGATCCGGTACGGCTACCGCGAGAGCCATTTCCCCCGCGGAGCGATCGTCCTTTCGGCCCGCTTCGGTCTGGCACGCATGGCCTCCGAGCTCGTCCGCGGAAGGATTCAGAAGCACCGGGCCTACCGGCTGGAGACGCAGCCCCTGAACGTCCCGAACATCGGGTCGGTCTTCAAAAACCACGAAGAGGGAAAGAAGAAAATGTTCGCGGCCAAGATGATTGAAGAAGCGGGGTTGAAGGACGTCCGCGTCGGCGGCGCCAGGATCTCGGCGAAGCACGCCAATTGGATCGTGAACGAGGGCGGGGCGACGGCGAAGGACGTCCTCGCGTTGATCGGACTCATGAAGGACAAGGTGAAGGAAAAATTCGGCATCACGATGGAGACGGAGGTTCGCGTTGTCGGCGAAGAGTAA
- a CDS encoding FtsQ-type POTRA domain-containing protein — MKRLFRIAVRLSVAVIAAAGVYLVVKNPPSFLRVKEVVVMSPLRRLNEFDLIRLSEVKKGDNILTLRLQDVRKRVLRYPWVKDVRLSKRFPARIFIWVEEEEPAALIEIDSEFYLVSREGKVFKKLDASDPKDFPILTGLAADEIPERLPRLMALVKSLETSDLFNALGVSEARWDARAGLTLFTREPCIQLTLGPEGGELTWEERLQRFTQAWSTIQGGGRAPKVVDLSLDRRVVVRDGAKQDR, encoded by the coding sequence GTGAAACGATTGTTTCGCATCGCGGTCCGGCTCTCGGTGGCGGTGATCGCCGCGGCCGGAGTTTACCTGGTCGTCAAGAATCCGCCGTCCTTTCTCAGGGTGAAGGAAGTCGTCGTGATGTCGCCGCTCCGCCGTTTGAACGAATTCGACCTGATCCGTCTCTCGGAGGTCAAGAAGGGCGACAACATCCTGACGCTGCGGCTCCAAGACGTGCGCAAGCGCGTGCTGCGGTACCCCTGGGTCAAGGACGTCCGGCTCTCCAAGAGGTTCCCGGCCCGGATCTTCATTTGGGTGGAAGAGGAGGAGCCAGCGGCATTGATCGAGATCGATTCGGAGTTTTACCTCGTGAGCCGCGAGGGCAAGGTCTTCAAGAAACTCGACGCCTCCGACCCCAAGGATTTCCCCATCCTGACGGGGCTCGCGGCCGACGAGATCCCGGAACGCCTGCCGCGGTTGATGGCGCTCGTGAAGTCCCTCGAGACTTCCGATCTCTTCAACGCCTTGGGCGTTTCGGAGGCCCGATGGGACGCGCGGGCGGGGCTGACGCTCTTCACCAGGGAGCCGTGCATCCAGCTGACGCTTGGACCGGAAGGCGGGGAGCTGACGTGGGAAGAGCGGCTTCAGAGATTTACGCAGGCTTGGAGCACGATCCAGGGCGGTGGGAGGGCGCCCAAGGTCGTGGATCTCTCTCTGGACCGGCGAGTGGTCGTCCGTGACGGTGCGAAACAAGATCGATGA
- the mraY gene encoding phospho-N-acetylmuramoyl-pentapeptide-transferase, whose translation MFYHLLYPLAGEVILFNVFKYITFRTFGALLTSLAVYFLFGRFQILFLQRWQVTQTIRKDGPQSHLAKTGTPTMGGILTLLCTVVSVLLWMDFQNLSVWIVLALFTAFAAIGFYDDYRKIRYGSSKGLPGRYKLLLQILFATAAAWALIRCFSPDTSLALPFFKTLRPDLGWWYLPFAVFVIVGASNAVNLTDGLDGLATGPAIVAFMTYALLAYFAGHVKIAAYLQIPYVAGSGELAIFCGALVGALIGFLWFNTYPAEIFMGDVGSLPLGGALGYVALVTKNEFLLVIIGGVFVLETLSVMTQVVSFKLTGKRIFLMAPIHHHFELKGWDEPKVIVRFWIISFVLALIALSTLKLR comes from the coding sequence ATGTTCTACCACCTCTTATATCCCCTCGCCGGCGAGGTCATCCTCTTCAACGTCTTCAAGTACATAACATTCCGGACCTTCGGGGCGCTCCTCACCTCGCTCGCGGTTTATTTTCTGTTCGGCCGCTTTCAGATCCTCTTTCTCCAGCGCTGGCAGGTGACGCAGACGATCCGCAAGGACGGCCCTCAGTCGCACCTCGCCAAGACGGGCACGCCGACGATGGGCGGAATTCTCACGCTCCTGTGCACGGTCGTGTCGGTTCTCCTCTGGATGGATTTCCAAAACCTTTCCGTGTGGATCGTGCTCGCGCTCTTCACGGCCTTCGCGGCCATCGGGTTCTATGACGACTACCGCAAGATCCGCTACGGGTCGTCCAAGGGGCTCCCCGGCCGATACAAGCTCCTCCTGCAGATCCTCTTTGCGACGGCGGCGGCCTGGGCACTCATCCGTTGCTTCAGCCCGGACACGAGCCTGGCGTTGCCCTTTTTCAAGACCCTTCGTCCGGATCTGGGGTGGTGGTACCTGCCGTTCGCGGTCTTCGTGATCGTCGGGGCGTCGAACGCCGTGAACCTGACCGACGGCCTGGACGGACTGGCGACGGGCCCGGCGATCGTGGCCTTCATGACGTACGCCTTGCTCGCCTACTTCGCGGGCCACGTGAAAATCGCCGCCTACCTGCAGATTCCGTACGTCGCCGGCAGCGGCGAACTGGCCATTTTCTGCGGGGCGCTGGTCGGCGCTCTCATCGGTTTTCTCTGGTTCAACACGTATCCCGCGGAAATCTTCATGGGCGACGTGGGCTCGCTCCCGCTGGGAGGCGCGCTTGGTTATGTGGCGCTAGTGACGAAGAACGAGTTCCTGCTCGTCATCATCGGAGGCGTTTTCGTCCTGGAGACGCTGTCCGTCATGACTCAGGTGGTGTCGTTCAAGCTGACGGGGAAAAGGATCTTCTTGATGGCGCCGATCCATCACCACTTCGAGCTGAAGGGGTGGGACGAGCCCAAGGTGATCGTGAGGTTCTGGATCATTTCGTTCGTGCTCGCGCTGATCGCGCTTTCGACGCTGAAATTGCGGTAA
- the murG gene encoding undecaprenyldiphospho-muramoylpentapeptide beta-N-acetylglucosaminyltransferase, which yields MKLLIAAGGTGGHLFPGISVAQVFLELNPGGAVLFVGSDRGLEKTILERAGFRHVALNVGRIKGEGWYQRLKTFASLPAAFLQARSILKSFRPDVVLGIGGYSSGPMILGARWLGIPSAVLEPNAIPGFTNRLLRRFSNLICIAFPKAAEFFPAAKVRLTGTPVRSELTEIGRQTKTERGDFTVAILGGSQGATAINKAMVAALPALEASRKPLRVLHQTGANDEGWVREAYGRTKIPHEVAAFVEDMGRVFREADLVVSRAGASTVSELMATRTPSILVPYPFAADDHQRFNAEAVAACRGAEVIPNAELPERLADRVLHYEAARGELAAMRERLAQAQKTPAAEAVLREILKLHVSND from the coding sequence GTGAAATTGCTGATCGCAGCCGGAGGGACGGGCGGACACTTGTTCCCGGGTATCTCCGTGGCCCAGGTCTTCTTGGAGCTGAACCCGGGAGGGGCCGTCCTCTTCGTGGGGTCGGACCGGGGGCTGGAGAAGACGATCCTGGAGAGGGCGGGGTTCCGCCACGTGGCTTTGAACGTCGGTCGGATCAAGGGAGAGGGATGGTATCAACGATTGAAAACCTTCGCGTCGCTTCCGGCGGCCTTTCTTCAGGCCCGGTCGATCCTGAAAAGCTTCCGGCCGGACGTGGTCTTGGGGATCGGCGGCTACAGCTCCGGGCCGATGATCTTGGGGGCACGCTGGCTGGGAATCCCGAGCGCCGTCTTGGAGCCGAACGCGATCCCCGGGTTCACCAACCGGCTTTTGAGACGGTTCTCGAATCTCATCTGCATCGCCTTTCCCAAGGCGGCGGAATTTTTTCCGGCGGCGAAGGTGAGGCTGACGGGTACCCCGGTCCGCTCGGAATTGACCGAGATCGGACGGCAAACCAAGACCGAACGGGGGGATTTCACGGTCGCCATCCTCGGCGGGAGCCAAGGAGCCACGGCGATCAACAAGGCCATGGTGGCCGCCCTGCCGGCCTTGGAAGCGTCCCGAAAACCCCTCCGCGTCCTTCATCAGACCGGTGCGAACGACGAGGGGTGGGTCCGGGAGGCCTACGGGAGGACGAAGATCCCGCACGAGGTCGCGGCCTTTGTGGAGGACATGGGGCGAGTCTTCCGGGAGGCCGATTTGGTTGTGAGCCGGGCGGGCGCTTCGACGGTTTCGGAGCTCATGGCCACGAGGACGCCGTCGATTCTGGTCCCATATCCGTTCGCGGCGGACGACCACCAGCGGTTCAACGCCGAGGCGGTCGCGGCTTGCCGCGGCGCGGAGGTGATTCCGAACGCGGAGCTTCCGGAAAGGCTTGCGGACCGCGTTTTGCATTACGAGGCCGCGCGCGGAGAATTGGCCGCCATGCGCGAGAGACTGGCGCAGGCGCAAAAGACGCCGGCGGCGGAGGCGGTGTTGAGGGAGATTTTGAAGCTTCATGTATCCAACGATTAA
- the murC gene encoding UDP-N-acetylmuramate--L-alanine ligase, which produces MYPTIKDIHFVGIGGIGMSGLAEILLTMGCRVAGSDLKRSPVTDRLRRRGAKVHFGHKAENVSRANPPQVVVVSSAVAKSNPEVAEAAKRGIPVISRGEMLAELMRLKYGIAVAGSHGKTTTTSLVAAVLDAGGFDPTVVIGGRVKSLRTNARLGKGDFLVAEADESDGSFLHLNPTIAVITNIDREHMEHYRDFDALRETFGEFSGKIPFYGAAIFCADHPETARLADRFAKRGFTYGIEKAADYQASSIRQKGWGSEFDVKFRGETLGRIRLRQPGLHNVLNSLAAVAVGRELGIKFADIRKGLANFRGIGRRLEIIHQGDVMVIDDYGHHPVEMVTTTKALRGAVKRGRLWVIFQPHRYTRTKDLFEDFAKAFGDADEVVITEIYAASEEPIRGVSGEALADAVKKRRGGRGVAFVPRVDEIATAVLPRLQKGDIVLTLGAGDVWKAGKEIAKGLK; this is translated from the coding sequence ATGTATCCAACGATTAAAGACATCCACTTCGTGGGCATCGGGGGCATCGGCATGAGCGGGCTCGCCGAAATCCTTCTGACGATGGGCTGCCGCGTCGCGGGCTCGGACCTGAAACGTTCGCCCGTGACCGACCGCTTGCGGAGGCGCGGCGCCAAGGTCCACTTCGGCCACAAGGCGGAGAACGTCTCGAGGGCGAATCCGCCGCAGGTCGTCGTCGTCTCCTCGGCCGTGGCCAAGTCGAACCCCGAAGTCGCCGAGGCCGCCAAGCGCGGAATTCCCGTGATTTCCCGGGGGGAGATGCTGGCCGAGCTCATGCGGCTCAAGTACGGCATCGCGGTCGCGGGCAGCCACGGCAAGACGACCACGACCTCGCTCGTCGCCGCCGTTCTGGACGCCGGCGGCTTCGATCCGACGGTCGTCATCGGCGGGCGGGTGAAGAGCCTCCGGACCAACGCCCGCCTGGGCAAGGGGGACTTCCTGGTCGCCGAGGCCGACGAATCCGACGGGTCTTTTCTGCACCTGAACCCGACCATCGCGGTCATCACCAACATCGACCGGGAACACATGGAACACTACCGGGACTTTGACGCCCTCCGCGAGACGTTCGGGGAGTTTTCCGGAAAGATCCCGTTCTACGGGGCCGCGATCTTCTGCGCGGATCATCCGGAGACGGCACGCCTGGCGGACCGCTTCGCCAAGCGGGGATTTACCTACGGCATCGAGAAGGCCGCCGACTACCAGGCGTCGTCCATCCGCCAAAAGGGTTGGGGGAGCGAGTTCGACGTCAAGTTCCGGGGCGAGACCCTGGGCCGGATCCGGCTCCGCCAGCCGGGGCTCCATAACGTCTTGAACAGCCTGGCCGCCGTCGCCGTCGGACGCGAGCTCGGGATCAAATTTGCGGACATCCGCAAGGGGCTCGCGAACTTTCGCGGCATCGGGCGGCGTCTCGAGATCATCCATCAAGGGGATGTCATGGTCATCGACGACTACGGACATCACCCTGTCGAGATGGTGACGACGACGAAGGCCCTCCGTGGCGCCGTGAAAAGGGGCCGCCTGTGGGTGATCTTCCAACCCCATCGCTATACGCGGACGAAAGATCTCTTCGAGGATTTCGCAAAGGCCTTCGGGGACGCGGACGAGGTGGTGATCACGGAGATTTACGCCGCGAGCGAGGAACCCATCCGGGGCGTCAGCGGCGAGGCGCTCGCGGACGCCGTCAAGAAACGGCGCGGAGGACGCGGCGTGGCCTTTGTGCCGCGCGTCGACGAGATCGCGACCGCGGTTCTGCCGCGCCTCCAAAAGGGCGACATCGTGCTGACCCTCGGCGCGGGGGACGTCTGGAAGGCGGGCAAGGAGATCGCGAAGGGATTGAAATGA